From Frateuria aurantia DSM 6220, one genomic window encodes:
- a CDS encoding pseudouridine synthase, whose amino-acid sequence MTLEIVYDDGDLIAVNKPAGLVVHRSNYVGPSEAYLVDLLREQLGGSISLAHRLDRATSGLLLATRSSAMAAAMGEQFMDREVRKQYLAVCRGWPEPTEGEVDYPLPGARETGPRREARTGYRRLGEIEVPIALGRYPQQRYALVLASPHTGRFHQIRKHLAHIHHPIIGDSQHGRGDHNRLYKQYFQCHRMLLHAWRLQFRHPLRQQLIELEAPLDADFSAILQRFEWSLPAVTMPPCLPSADPSISPNPSSSNAS is encoded by the coding sequence ATGACCCTGGAAATTGTCTACGACGATGGCGACCTGATCGCGGTCAACAAACCCGCCGGCCTGGTCGTGCACCGTTCCAACTATGTCGGCCCCAGCGAGGCCTATCTGGTCGACCTGCTGCGCGAGCAACTGGGCGGTTCGATCTCGCTGGCCCATCGACTGGACCGGGCCACAAGCGGCCTGCTGCTGGCCACCCGCAGCAGTGCCATGGCCGCCGCCATGGGCGAGCAGTTCATGGACCGGGAGGTGCGCAAGCAATACCTGGCCGTCTGCCGTGGCTGGCCCGAGCCGACCGAAGGCGAAGTCGACTATCCCCTGCCCGGCGCCCGTGAAACCGGTCCACGCCGCGAGGCCCGTACCGGCTACCGGAGGCTGGGCGAAATCGAGGTGCCGATCGCCCTGGGCCGCTATCCGCAACAGCGCTATGCGCTGGTGCTGGCCTCGCCGCATACCGGCCGCTTCCACCAGATCCGCAAGCATCTGGCCCATATCCACCACCCCATCATCGGTGACAGCCAGCACGGCCGCGGCGATCACAACCGGCTGTACAAGCAGTACTTCCAGTGCCATCGCATGCTGCTTCATGCCTGGCGCCTGCAGTTCCGCCATCCCTTGAGGCAGCAACTGATCGAGCTGGAAGCCCCGCTGGATGCCGACTTCAGTGCCATCCTGCAGCGCTTCGAATGGAGCCTGCCTGCCGTTACCATGCCCCCATGCTTACCATCAGCCGATCCATCCATATCCCCGAATCCGAGCTCGTCGAACGCTTCCTGA
- the arfB gene encoding alternative ribosome rescue aminoacyl-tRNA hydrolase ArfB: protein MLTISRSIHIPESELVERFLRADGPGGQHVNRTESAVELRFDVINSPSLPEALRTRVLERADRRLTGEGVLVIQARRFRDQARNREDARDRLVEIIREVLQPPARRIATKPTRGSKERRLAGKQQRGQIKKGRGRPGLHD from the coding sequence ATGCTTACCATCAGCCGATCCATCCATATCCCCGAATCCGAGCTCGTCGAACGCTTCCTGAGAGCGGACGGCCCCGGCGGGCAGCACGTCAACCGCACCGAAAGCGCGGTCGAACTGCGCTTTGACGTCATCAACTCGCCCAGTCTGCCCGAGGCTTTGCGAACCCGCGTGCTGGAGCGAGCCGACCGTCGCCTGACCGGCGAGGGGGTGCTGGTGATCCAGGCCCGCCGGTTCCGTGATCAGGCCCGCAACCGTGAAGATGCACGGGACCGGCTGGTGGAAATCATCCGCGAGGTGCTTCAGCCACCCGCCCGGCGCATCGCCACCAAGCCCACCCGCGGCTCGAAGGAACGCCGGCTGGCGGGCAAGCAGCAGCGCGGCCAGATCAAGAAAGGCCGTGGCAGGCCCGGACTGCATGACTGA
- a CDS encoding Mpo1-like protein: MGHGHHLSGLVDKLSGYTRCHRDPRHPAMHMFGVPMILRGTAVLLPRPGLDAAPHLLNPGVLALLGRGIADMAMPIWRSLGLGLLLVGRVLQLWGHAFEGRKLAFLDDIQQLLTGPFFVVAEIGFRLGRGQRRLGGLQCAALVTGPLLGGLLV; the protein is encoded by the coding sequence ATGGGCCACGGGCACCACCTGTCGGGCCTGGTGGACAAGCTGTCCGGATACACGCGCTGTCACCGCGACCCACGCCATCCCGCCATGCATATGTTTGGCGTGCCTATGATCTTGCGTGGTACCGCGGTCCTGCTGCCTCGCCCCGGGCTCGATGCGGCGCCGCACCTGCTGAACCCGGGCGTGCTGGCGCTGCTGGGCCGGGGTATCGCCGATATGGCCATGCCGATCTGGCGAAGCCTCGGCCTGGGCCTGCTGCTGGTCGGGCGGGTCTTGCAGCTGTGGGGCCATGCCTTTGAAGGCCGTAAGCTCGCCTTTCTGGATGATATTCAGCAATTGCTGACCGGTCCCTTCTTCGTGGTCGCCGAAATCGGATTTCGCCTGGGCCGAGGCCAGCGACGGCTGGGCGGCCTGCAGTGCGCTGCCCTGGTCACAGGCCCCTTGCTGGGCGGGCTGCTGGTCTAA
- a CDS encoding NAD-dependent succinate-semialdehyde dehydrogenase: MAYATTNPYTAETLKTFPNATDAEVAQALEQGYTAFRAWKGRSVADRVKVLQKAADLLRAKAHDYARLLTLEMGKLIGEAEAEVELSAGIFEYYVENAEKLLAPEPLPSKDPAVIDAQLVHEPLGIILAIEPWNFPYYQIARIIAPQLAAGNVVVLKHASNVPQCADAFEKLMLEAGLPVGGFKNLFASRDHLETIINDPRVHGVALTGSEGAGAVVASQAGKALKKSTMELGGADAFIVLDDADLDKAAKWAVFGRHWNAGQVCCSSKRIIVLESVYDAFMERYVAGVAKLKAGDPMDASTTLAPLSSQGAADEVKDLVAQAVGHGAKATVIGAEVPSKGAFVQPVMLTEVTPDNPAWHWEFFGPVSLIFKARDEAHAIEIANDSPFGLGGSVFTQNIERGRKVAAKMSTGMVYINHPTAVKADLPFGGVRRSGYGRELIGLGLKEFVNHKLIGVTDIDGNF, translated from the coding sequence ATGGCCTACGCTACGACCAATCCCTATACCGCTGAAACTCTGAAAACTTTCCCGAACGCGACGGATGCCGAAGTCGCACAGGCTCTGGAGCAGGGCTATACCGCTTTCCGTGCATGGAAGGGACGTTCCGTTGCCGATCGCGTCAAGGTGCTGCAGAAAGCGGCCGATCTGCTGCGGGCCAAGGCCCACGACTATGCCAGGCTGCTGACCCTGGAAATGGGCAAGCTGATCGGCGAAGCCGAAGCCGAAGTCGAACTGTCGGCCGGCATCTTCGAATACTACGTCGAGAACGCCGAGAAGCTGTTGGCGCCCGAGCCGCTGCCGTCCAAGGATCCGGCGGTGATCGATGCCCAGCTGGTGCATGAGCCGCTGGGCATCATTCTGGCGATCGAGCCCTGGAATTTCCCGTACTATCAGATTGCCCGCATCATTGCGCCCCAGCTGGCCGCCGGCAACGTGGTGGTGCTCAAGCACGCTTCCAATGTGCCGCAGTGCGCCGATGCCTTCGAGAAGCTGATGCTGGAAGCCGGTCTGCCGGTGGGCGGTTTCAAGAACCTCTTTGCCAGCCGTGATCATTTGGAAACCATCATCAATGATCCGCGCGTGCATGGTGTGGCACTGACGGGTTCCGAAGGCGCCGGCGCCGTGGTCGCCTCGCAGGCCGGCAAGGCGCTGAAGAAGTCGACCATGGAGCTGGGCGGTGCCGATGCCTTTATCGTGCTGGACGATGCGGATCTGGACAAGGCTGCCAAATGGGCTGTGTTCGGCCGCCACTGGAATGCCGGGCAGGTCTGCTGCTCGTCCAAGCGCATTATCGTGCTGGAGTCGGTTTACGATGCCTTTATGGAGCGCTATGTCGCCGGTGTAGCCAAGCTGAAGGCCGGTGATCCGATGGATGCATCCACCACCTTGGCACCGCTGTCTTCGCAGGGTGCAGCCGACGAAGTAAAGGATCTGGTGGCCCAGGCCGTGGGCCACGGCGCCAAGGCCACCGTGATCGGTGCCGAAGTGCCGAGCAAGGGGGCCTTTGTGCAGCCGGTGATGCTGACCGAGGTGACGCCGGACAATCCGGCCTGGCACTGGGAGTTCTTCGGTCCGGTGTCGCTGATCTTCAAGGCTCGCGACGAAGCTCATGCCATCGAGATCGCCAATGACTCGCCGTTCGGTCTGGGCGGATCGGTGTTTACCCAGAACATCGAGCGCGGTCGCAAGGTGGCCGCCAAGATGTCCACCGGCATGGTCTATATCAACCATCCTACTGCCGTGAAGGCCGATTTGCCCTTCGGCGGCGTGCGTCGCTCAGGCTATGGCCGCGAGCTGATCGGCCTGGGCCTGAAGGAGTTCGTCAACCACAAGTTGATCGGTGTCACCGATATCGACGGCAACTTCTGA
- a CDS encoding RNA polymerase sigma factor produces the protein MMESTPTRPPASEGAALLVSRYAELHRFALGRTGSRHVADEVMQEAWLRLTATPASGQRPRPPIKHALAYVYQVITHLCIDRCRQRQRWQCRHCQECLAEQMASQAPTPFQIAAAQQEYAQLLQAVRQLPPRCRQVFLLYRGQQLSTGDIADRLGLAPKTVEHHIARAVQSCRRHLQDHGHALRRGDVHRAMLPAKAGSADRGRSASREGHGRISDL, from the coding sequence ATGATGGAATCCACGCCGACCCGACCACCAGCCAGCGAGGGTGCCGCCCTGCTGGTGAGCCGCTATGCCGAGCTGCATCGCTTTGCGCTGGGCCGTACCGGCTCGCGTCATGTGGCGGACGAAGTCATGCAGGAGGCCTGGTTGCGCCTGACGGCGACACCGGCCTCAGGGCAGCGGCCACGCCCTCCGATCAAACATGCCCTGGCCTATGTGTACCAGGTCATCACCCATCTCTGCATTGATCGCTGTCGCCAACGCCAGCGCTGGCAGTGCCGGCATTGCCAGGAATGTCTGGCCGAACAGATGGCCAGTCAGGCGCCCACGCCCTTCCAGATCGCCGCCGCCCAGCAGGAGTATGCGCAGCTGTTGCAGGCTGTACGCCAACTGCCCCCTCGCTGTCGCCAGGTATTTCTGCTCTACCGCGGCCAGCAGCTGAGCACGGGCGACATCGCCGACCGGCTCGGGCTGGCCCCCAAAACCGTGGAACACCATATCGCCCGTGCCGTGCAAAGCTGCCGCCGCCATCTGCAGGACCATGGCCACGCCTTGCGTCGTGGCGACGTCCATCGTGCCATGCTGCCAGCGAAAGCCGGCTCGGCCGACCGAGGGAGGTCTGCAAGCCGCGAAGGGCATGGGCGGATATCGGATCTTTGA